A region from the Phycisphaerales bacterium genome encodes:
- a CDS encoding cytochrome c3 family protein: MKGPPTSAMRSRPRPALGARVIAISLAAMMALVGGCKKEKESEQPPVEARRTADTAMRYMAPSEPAPPTPHFIAADHPAPRPTEALPEGATCITPECHAVFGAADRLHGPLAAGDCFSCHAADTGGHVYPLVRAGNDTCNFCHQTGNTQLHKHEALDSPGCTGCHDPHAGRKFLLVRETIDQVCSTCHVLEEGKHAHGPFAAGECSACHQPHESNNAHLLRGGSGSEHCFACHADTKYVISNAPYVHEPARQECTTCHAAHTSDFDFHLKQPTEKLCLDCHSGLEEAIAGATTPHAAVFTADSCANCHDPHAAGRPKLLRDRQTTLCLACHDRPVKAEDGRTIPNMTASVTGRRFLHGPVESGDCAACHNVHGSTHTRLLKQEFPSGFYSSFDLQNYALCFSCHSKDLVLAEKTTALTDFRDGDRNLHYLHVNRDEKGRSCKTCHAIHGSDLEQHLATEVPFESSNWMMPLGFERTEDGGKCAPGCHVAMTYHRTPGEDATTGESATPAGPEKESGGQP; encoded by the coding sequence ATGAAAGGGCCGCCCACCAGTGCGATGCGATCCAGGCCGCGGCCGGCTCTCGGCGCGCGGGTGATCGCCATTTCACTGGCGGCGATGATGGCGCTCGTCGGCGGCTGCAAGAAAGAGAAGGAAAGCGAGCAGCCTCCAGTCGAGGCGCGACGCACGGCGGACACGGCCATGCGCTACATGGCACCGTCCGAGCCCGCGCCGCCGACGCCGCACTTCATTGCAGCCGATCATCCCGCGCCGCGGCCGACGGAGGCGCTGCCTGAAGGCGCGACCTGCATCACCCCCGAATGCCACGCCGTCTTCGGCGCGGCCGATCGCCTGCACGGTCCGCTCGCCGCCGGCGACTGCTTCTCGTGCCACGCCGCGGATACGGGCGGACATGTCTATCCGCTTGTCCGCGCAGGAAACGACACGTGCAACTTCTGCCACCAGACCGGCAACACGCAGTTGCACAAGCATGAAGCGCTCGATTCGCCCGGCTGCACCGGCTGTCACGATCCGCATGCCGGCCGCAAGTTTCTGCTCGTTCGCGAGACGATCGATCAGGTCTGCTCGACCTGCCATGTCCTCGAAGAGGGCAAGCACGCGCATGGGCCATTCGCGGCCGGGGAGTGCTCGGCCTGTCACCAGCCGCATGAATCGAACAACGCGCACCTGCTGCGGGGCGGCAGCGGATCCGAGCACTGCTTCGCGTGCCACGCCGATACGAAATACGTGATCTCCAACGCGCCTTACGTGCACGAGCCGGCGCGGCAGGAGTGCACGACGTGCCACGCGGCGCACACGTCGGATTTCGATTTCCACCTCAAGCAGCCGACCGAGAAGCTCTGCCTCGACTGCCACTCTGGCCTGGAAGAGGCGATCGCCGGCGCCACCACGCCGCATGCCGCCGTGTTCACGGCGGATTCGTGCGCCAACTGCCACGATCCGCACGCCGCGGGCCGGCCCAAACTGCTGCGCGACCGGCAGACGACGCTGTGTCTGGCGTGCCACGACCGGCCGGTCAAGGCGGAGGACGGGCGCACCATTCCAAACATGACGGCCAGCGTGACCGGCCGGCGCTTCCTGCACGGGCCGGTCGAGTCGGGCGACTGCGCTGCCTGCCACAACGTGCACGGCTCGACGCACACCCGGCTGCTCAAGCAGGAGTTCCCCTCGGGCTTTTACTCGAGTTTCGACCTGCAGAACTACGCGCTGTGCTTCAGTTGCCACTCGAAAGATCTCGTCCTCGCGGAGAAGACGACGGCTCTGACCGACTTCCGCGATGGCGATCGCAACCTGCACTACCTCCATGTGAATCGGGATGAAAAGGGACGCTCCTGCAAGACCTGCCACGCGATCCACGGCTCGGATCTCGAGCAGCACCTGGCGACGGAAGTGCCCTTTGAGAGTTCGAACTGGATGATGCCCCTCGGATTCGAGCGCACGGAGGATGGCGGCAAGTGCGCCCCGGGCTGCCATGTCGCCATGACCTATCACCGCACGCCGGGTGAGGATGCCACAACAGGCGAGAGTGCCACTCCCGCCGGTCCGGAAAAGGAATCTGGAGGTCAGCCATGA